From a single Kitasatospora azatica KCTC 9699 genomic region:
- a CDS encoding adenosine deaminase, translating into MEHPPLQRDVRALPKAHLHLHFTGSMRPATLLELAEKHRVKLPEALSSGRPPRLRATDERGWFRFQRLYDTARSVLRDEQDIRRLVRETAEDEVADGSRWLEIQVDPTSYAPRLGGLIPALELILDAVREASAATGVGIRVLVAANRMKSPMDARTLARLAVRYADQGVVGFGLSNDERRGLARDFDRAFEIARKGGLLAAPHGGELAGPESVRDCLDDLGAGRIGHGVRSAEDPRLLQRLADRQITCEVCPASNVSLGVYEKADAVPLRTLFEAGVPLALGADDPLLFGSRLAAQYRSAREVHGFSDQELAELARQSVRGSRAPEGVRKELLGDIDAWLVAVPS; encoded by the coding sequence ATGGAACACCCGCCACTTCAGCGAGACGTCAGGGCGCTGCCGAAGGCCCATCTGCACCTGCACTTCACCGGATCGATGCGCCCCGCCACGCTGCTGGAGCTGGCCGAGAAGCACCGGGTGAAGCTGCCCGAGGCGCTGAGTTCCGGTCGGCCCCCCAGGTTGCGCGCCACCGACGAGCGCGGCTGGTTCCGGTTCCAGCGGCTGTACGACACCGCGCGCTCGGTGCTGCGCGACGAGCAGGACATCCGCCGGCTGGTCCGGGAGACCGCCGAGGACGAGGTGGCGGACGGCTCGCGCTGGCTGGAGATCCAGGTCGACCCGACCTCCTACGCGCCGCGGCTGGGCGGGCTGATCCCAGCGCTGGAACTGATCCTGGACGCGGTCCGGGAGGCCTCGGCGGCGACCGGGGTGGGGATCCGGGTCCTGGTGGCCGCCAACCGGATGAAGTCCCCGATGGACGCGCGGACACTGGCCCGGCTCGCGGTGCGGTACGCGGACCAGGGGGTGGTGGGCTTCGGGCTCTCCAACGACGAGCGGCGCGGGCTGGCCCGGGACTTCGACCGGGCCTTCGAGATCGCCCGCAAGGGTGGGCTGCTGGCCGCGCCGCACGGCGGTGAGCTGGCCGGGCCGGAGTCGGTCCGGGACTGCCTGGACGACCTGGGGGCCGGCCGGATCGGGCACGGGGTGCGGTCCGCGGAGGACCCGCGGCTGCTGCAGCGGCTGGCGGACCGCCAGATCACCTGCGAGGTCTGCCCGGCCTCCAACGTCTCACTGGGCGTCTACGAGAAGGCCGACGCGGTGCCGCTGCGCACCCTCTTCGAGGCCGGGGTGCCGCTGGCGCTCGGCGCGGACGACCCGCTGCTCTTCGGCTCCCGGCTGGCGGCGCAGTACCGCTCGGCCCGGGAGGTGCACGGTTTCTCGGACCAGGAGCTGGCCGAACTGGCCCGGCAGTCGGTGCGCGGCTCGCGGGCTCCGGAGGGGGTCCGCAAGGAACTGCTGGGCGATATCGACGCCTGGTTGGTCGCCGTGCCAAGCTGA
- a CDS encoding UDP-N-acetylmuramate dehydrogenase, whose product MHVTENAPLAPLTTLRLGGPARRLVTARTDEEVVAAVRAADAAGEPLLVLGGGSNLVIGDAGFDGTVLRIATTGFALDGTSLELAAGEVWAEAVARTVDAGLAGIEFLAGVPGSAGATPVQNVGAYGQEVAQSITEVTAYDRGTGQTVTLANADCAFSYRHSRFKAEPDRWVVLRVRFALTDAAGGSSPIRYPEVAKALGTVADERVDLRTAYETVLALRAGKGMVLDETDHDTWSAGSFFTNPILTPEQYQAFLARLGELTAPAYPAPDGHTKTSAAWLIDKAGFGKGYGNGPATLSTKHTLALTNRGRATTADLLALAREIRAGVHAAFGVELVNEPVFIGVEL is encoded by the coding sequence GTGCACGTGACCGAGAACGCCCCCCTCGCCCCGCTGACCACCCTGCGCCTCGGCGGCCCCGCGCGCCGGCTGGTGACCGCGCGGACCGACGAGGAGGTGGTCGCCGCCGTCCGCGCCGCCGACGCGGCCGGCGAGCCGCTGCTGGTCCTCGGCGGCGGCAGCAACCTGGTGATCGGCGACGCCGGCTTCGACGGCACCGTCCTGCGGATCGCCACCACCGGCTTCGCCCTGGACGGCACCAGCCTGGAGCTGGCCGCCGGCGAGGTCTGGGCCGAGGCGGTCGCCCGCACCGTGGACGCGGGTCTGGCCGGCATCGAGTTCCTGGCCGGCGTCCCCGGCTCGGCCGGCGCCACCCCGGTGCAGAACGTCGGCGCCTACGGCCAGGAGGTCGCCCAGAGCATCACCGAGGTCACCGCCTACGACCGCGGCACCGGGCAGACGGTCACCCTCGCCAACGCCGACTGCGCCTTCTCCTACCGGCACAGCCGCTTCAAGGCCGAGCCCGACCGCTGGGTGGTGCTCCGGGTCCGCTTCGCGCTGACCGACGCGGCCGGTGGCTCCAGCCCGATCCGCTACCCCGAGGTGGCCAAGGCCCTGGGCACCGTCGCCGACGAGCGGGTCGACCTGCGGACGGCCTACGAAACGGTGCTCGCGCTGCGCGCCGGCAAGGGCATGGTGCTGGACGAGACCGACCACGACACCTGGTCGGCCGGCTCCTTCTTCACCAACCCGATCCTCACCCCCGAGCAGTACCAGGCCTTCCTGGCCCGGCTCGGCGAGCTGACGGCCCCCGCCTACCCCGCCCCCGACGGCCACACCAAGACCTCGGCCGCCTGGCTGATCGACAAGGCCGGCTTCGGCAAGGGCTACGGCAACGGCCCGGCCACCCTGTCCACCAAGCACACCCTGGCGCTGACCAACCGCGGCCGGGCCACCACCGCCGACCTGCTCGCCCTGGCCCGCGAGATCCGGGCCGGAGTGCACGCCGCCTTCGGCGTCGAGCTGGTCAACGAGCCGGTCTTCATCGGCGTCGAGCTCTGA
- a CDS encoding acyl-CoA dehydrogenase family protein, which produces MTAAVSVSTEVEATAAEATAAEATAADVTAAEVTAKAAALELLLGDPEDDGNPYGFAAAARRDEREEFPTEYAAVLREAGFHLDYLPAEWGGGFESFDRSLQLVRTAARRDLNAMPATMFGITAATCLRLHGSPEQQARAAAVLRRGGAVGFALSEAAHGSDLLANAVRLAPDGDGYRLDGTKWMVGLGHRCEALYLVARTGERGPGAFSAVLIDTADLDRGEEVRTSGMRGIDFAHLAFDQLPVAQGDLVGRPGEALEVAVKAQQVVRVMSTAGSLGIADTALRLTLGFAAERRIGRTALLDTPYQRRELALASAALLAADAVALAAARGIHVVPEQFSVWGCAAKHVVAEAVDDVLDRCAGTLATRSVLRAEGPGGGLFQKLRRDADLVRVVDTSPLANLRSFSGQLPSLAGAIGDQQALRSAFALDAPLPPYNPSRLDLTARGRELVTGELKLTAEPAARELTAAGAPAVAAMVEQLLADIAGLPTTPQVGLQQVDLAERFAWLHAAAACLQLWWANRHLPLFGAEPAAPGWLGACLGYLLARADQASPRRAAGAAAEALELVLGLRADHRLFSALPVPLARPC; this is translated from the coding sequence GTGACGGCCGCCGTATCCGTCAGCACCGAGGTGGAGGCGACCGCAGCGGAGGCCACGGCAGCGGAGGCCACGGCGGCGGACGTCACGGCAGCGGAGGTCACCGCGAAGGCCGCCGCGCTCGAACTGCTGCTCGGCGACCCGGAGGACGACGGCAACCCGTACGGCTTCGCGGCCGCCGCCCGGCGCGACGAGCGCGAGGAGTTCCCGACCGAGTACGCGGCGGTGCTGCGCGAGGCCGGGTTCCACCTGGACTACCTGCCGGCCGAGTGGGGCGGCGGCTTCGAGTCCTTCGACCGCAGCCTGCAACTGGTCCGCACGGCCGCCCGCCGGGACCTGAACGCGATGCCGGCCACCATGTTCGGCATCACCGCCGCCACCTGTCTGCGCCTGCACGGCTCACCCGAGCAGCAGGCCCGCGCCGCCGCCGTCCTGCGCCGCGGCGGCGCGGTGGGCTTCGCGCTCTCCGAGGCGGCGCACGGCAGCGACCTGCTGGCCAACGCCGTCCGGCTGGCGCCCGACGGCGACGGCTACCGGCTGGACGGCACCAAGTGGATGGTGGGCCTGGGCCACCGCTGCGAGGCGCTCTACCTGGTGGCCCGCACCGGGGAGCGCGGCCCGGGCGCCTTCTCGGCCGTCCTGATCGACACCGCCGACCTGGACCGCGGAGAGGAGGTCCGCACCAGCGGCATGCGCGGGATCGACTTCGCACACCTGGCGTTCGACCAACTGCCGGTGGCCCAGGGCGATCTGGTGGGCCGGCCGGGCGAGGCGCTGGAGGTCGCCGTCAAGGCCCAGCAGGTGGTCCGGGTGATGAGCACGGCCGGCAGTCTCGGCATCGCCGACACCGCGCTGCGGCTGACCCTCGGTTTCGCCGCCGAGCGCCGGATCGGCCGCACCGCACTGCTCGACACCCCGTACCAGCGCCGCGAACTGGCGCTGGCCTCGGCCGCCCTGCTGGCCGCCGACGCGGTCGCACTCGCGGCCGCGCGCGGCATCCACGTGGTCCCCGAGCAGTTCAGCGTCTGGGGCTGCGCGGCCAAGCACGTGGTCGCCGAGGCGGTGGACGACGTGCTCGACCGCTGCGCCGGTACCCTCGCCACCCGCTCGGTGCTGCGCGCCGAGGGCCCGGGCGGCGGCCTCTTCCAGAAGCTGCGCCGCGACGCCGACCTGGTGCGGGTGGTGGACACCAGTCCGCTGGCCAACCTGCGCTCGTTCAGCGGCCAACTGCCCTCCCTGGCCGGGGCGATCGGCGACCAGCAGGCGCTGCGCAGCGCTTTCGCGCTGGACGCGCCGCTGCCGCCCTACAACCCGTCCCGACTCGACCTCACCGCCCGTGGCCGCGAGCTGGTCACCGGCGAGCTTAAACTCACCGCCGAGCCGGCGGCCCGCGAGCTGACCGCCGCCGGTGCCCCGGCGGTGGCCGCCATGGTCGAGCAACTGCTCGCCGACATCGCCGGGTTGCCGACCACCCCGCAGGTCGGACTGCAACAGGTCGACCTGGCCGAGCGGTTCGCCTGGCTGCACGCCGCCGCGGCCTGCCTGCAGCTGTGGTGGGCCAACCGCCACCTGCCACTGTTCGGCGCCGAGCCCGCCGCCCCCGGCTGGCTCGGGGCCTGCCTGGGCTACCTGCTGGCCCGGGCCGACCAGGCCTCGCCCCGGCGCGCCGCCGGGGCCGCCGCCGAGGCGCTGGAGCTGGTCCTCGGCCTGCGCGCGGACCACCGGCTCTTCTCCGCCCTGCCCGTCCCGCTCGCCCGCCCCTGCTGA
- a CDS encoding 4'-phosphopantetheinyl transferase family protein produces MTDSTMTDRAMTDREPTDSTITDREPTDSHLWLLPEHAVDGFAARHGGRQLLSQAEQALLDRRRTPGARRRYLGARVLSRYALSARSGRPLSAWQFRTGADGRPEPAEPADGLRFNLSHTDGLIACLVTHRVACGVDVEPSPAGRDAVRYLPRFLADAERAVLAAAEPPELARTLAAYWVLKEAYLKARGTGLRRDLAEFAFSAPGRGPIRLDDPADPPAVNAAWKFELLYPEPGFVLAAAVENGRGGRLHRTVLS; encoded by the coding sequence ATGACCGACAGCACGATGACCGACCGCGCGATGACCGACCGCGAGCCGACCGACAGCACGATCACCGACCGCGAACCGACCGACAGCCACCTGTGGCTGCTGCCCGAGCACGCCGTGGACGGCTTCGCCGCCCGGCACGGCGGCCGGCAACTGCTCAGCCAGGCCGAGCAGGCCCTGCTGGACCGCCGCCGCACCCCGGGCGCCCGCCGCCGGTACCTGGGCGCCCGGGTGCTCTCCCGCTACGCGCTGAGTGCCCGCTCGGGTCGTCCGCTCAGCGCCTGGCAGTTCCGCACCGGCGCGGACGGCCGCCCGGAACCGGCCGAGCCCGCCGACGGGCTGCGCTTCAACCTCTCGCACACCGACGGCCTGATCGCCTGCCTGGTCACCCACCGGGTGGCCTGCGGGGTGGACGTGGAGCCCTCGCCGGCCGGCCGGGACGCGGTGCGCTACCTGCCGCGCTTCCTGGCCGACGCCGAGCGGGCGGTGCTGGCTGCTGCCGAGCCGCCGGAGCTGGCCCGCACCCTGGCCGCGTACTGGGTGCTCAAGGAGGCCTACCTCAAGGCCCGGGGCACCGGACTGCGCCGGGACCTGGCCGAGTTCGCCTTCTCGGCGCCCGGCCGCGGCCCGATCCGACTGGACGACCCGGCCGACCCGCCCGCCGTCAACGCCGCCTGGAAGTTCGAACTCCTCTACCCCGAACCGGGGTTCGTGCTGGCCGCCGCCGTCGAGAACGGCCGTGGCGGGCGCCTGCACCGCACCGTCCTGAGCTGA
- a CDS encoding DUF3291 domain-containing protein, with protein sequence MPTLPWVTPNPPRPQTTSALVMASRLEVRSFRDVPRFFLKSLVAWRQVKTAPGALGASLVAQPLKRTFWTLSAWESREDLYTYAKTEPHKTVMTSLRSTMQQSVFTFWEVPVGELPIRWPDARARLAEQQRADAAGTEA encoded by the coding sequence GTGCCCACGCTTCCCTGGGTCACTCCCAACCCGCCCCGACCGCAGACCACCAGCGCCCTGGTGATGGCCTCCAGGCTGGAGGTCCGCTCGTTCAGGGACGTTCCCCGGTTCTTCCTCAAGTCCCTGGTCGCCTGGCGGCAGGTGAAGACGGCCCCCGGTGCGCTCGGCGCCTCGCTGGTCGCCCAGCCGCTCAAGCGCACCTTCTGGACCCTCTCCGCCTGGGAGAGCCGCGAGGACCTCTACACCTACGCCAAGACCGAACCGCACAAGACCGTGATGACCTCGCTGCGCTCCACCATGCAGCAGTCGGTCTTCACCTTCTGGGAGGTCCCCGTCGGGGAGCTCCCGATCCGCTGGCCCGACGCCCGCGCCCGGCTCGCCGAGCAGCAGCGCGCCGACGCCGCCGGCACCGAGGCCTGA
- a CDS encoding MFS transporter gives MPSSDRKAPLWLVIVACSVPMFMVALDNLVVSTALHTLAVDLKANTRDLQWFVNAYVLSFSCLLLIGAALGDRFGRRRIFVIGITVFTLASISCGLATTSGELIASRVVQGFGAAAVMPLSLTLLSQAVPEKMRSLALGLWGAVSGLAIALGPVVGGAVVDGLAWQWIFWINVPVGILAVPLILKVVKESKGERVGLDLVGMLLAAAGLLAVVWGIVNGSTDGWTDGRIVGAFAAGAALLAAFVAWERRVEHPLLPLGFYRIRAFTLTNIVSASMYFGVFGSIFFLSQYLQIAPVRTPLQAGLLTLAWTLMPMFIAPVAGAITDRVGGGRLMALGLFLQAGGLAWINLQATSNTPYSHLVGAMILAGAGMGFAIAPTAAVVLGAVGPEHRGKASGANTTVREIGGALGIAVLSSVFLAHGSAASAGDFVRGLHPAVWVGVGVVVFGGLCALFIPHRPPVREETEPADTEEVLAGV, from the coding sequence ATGCCGTCGTCCGATCGCAAGGCGCCGCTGTGGCTGGTGATCGTCGCGTGCAGCGTGCCCATGTTCATGGTGGCGCTGGACAACCTGGTCGTCTCCACCGCGCTGCACACCCTGGCCGTCGACCTGAAGGCCAACACCAGGGACCTCCAGTGGTTCGTCAACGCCTACGTGCTCAGCTTCTCCTGCCTGCTGCTGATCGGCGCGGCCCTCGGTGACCGCTTCGGGCGCCGGCGGATCTTCGTCATCGGCATCACCGTCTTCACCCTGGCCTCGATCTCCTGCGGTCTGGCGACCACCAGCGGCGAGCTGATCGCCTCCCGGGTGGTGCAGGGCTTCGGCGCGGCGGCGGTCATGCCGCTCTCGCTCACCCTGCTCTCGCAGGCGGTCCCGGAGAAGATGCGCAGCCTGGCGCTCGGACTCTGGGGTGCGGTCAGCGGGCTGGCCATCGCGCTCGGCCCGGTGGTCGGCGGCGCGGTGGTGGACGGGCTGGCCTGGCAGTGGATCTTCTGGATCAACGTCCCGGTCGGCATCCTCGCGGTGCCGCTGATCCTCAAGGTGGTCAAGGAGAGCAAGGGCGAGCGGGTCGGCCTCGACCTGGTCGGCATGCTGCTCGCCGCGGCCGGCCTGCTCGCGGTGGTCTGGGGCATCGTCAACGGCAGCACCGACGGCTGGACCGACGGCCGGATCGTCGGGGCCTTCGCCGCCGGCGCGGCGCTGCTCGCGGCCTTCGTCGCCTGGGAGCGCCGGGTCGAGCACCCGCTGCTGCCGCTCGGCTTCTACCGGATCCGCGCCTTCACGCTGACCAACATCGTCTCCGCCTCGATGTACTTCGGGGTCTTCGGCTCGATCTTCTTCCTCTCCCAGTACCTGCAGATCGCCCCGGTCCGCACCCCGCTGCAGGCCGGCCTGCTCACCCTGGCCTGGACCCTGATGCCGATGTTCATCGCCCCGGTGGCCGGCGCGATCACCGACCGGGTCGGCGGCGGGCGGCTGATGGCGCTCGGCCTCTTCCTCCAGGCCGGCGGCCTGGCCTGGATCAACCTCCAGGCCACCAGCAACACGCCGTACTCGCACCTGGTCGGCGCGATGATCCTGGCCGGCGCCGGGATGGGCTTCGCGATCGCGCCGACCGCCGCGGTGGTGCTCGGCGCGGTCGGCCCCGAGCACCGCGGCAAGGCCTCCGGTGCCAACACCACGGTCCGGGAGATCGGCGGCGCGCTCGGCATCGCGGTGCTGAGCAGCGTCTTCCTGGCCCACGGCAGTGCGGCGAGCGCGGGCGACTTCGTCCGCGGCCTGCACCCGGCCGTCTGGGTCGGGGTCGGCGTGGTGGTCTTCGGCGGGCTCTGCGCCCTGTTCATCCCGCACCGGCCGCCGGTCCGCGAGGAGACCGAGCCCGCCGACACCGAGGAGGTGCTGGCGGGGGTCTGA
- a CDS encoding acyl-CoA dehydrogenase family protein: MPYQELAKLAAELEEHLGHPHDPASRMPYLRILDHDEREEYPYPFVNLLQRWGVHEYNIPEAQGGRAGDVETGFQLLRLIARRDPTTATALIITSLAFMPAWIAGSTEQKQYLSDAMKQGSRYAWGLSEREHGSDVLANEMSAEKVPGGYLLSGEKWLIGNARVADGLVLFARTRPAGGPAGYSVFLLEKRRTPAGSVDELPNERLHGLRALDMSGVRLDRVFVPDAALIGAEGAGLEIALQTSQVARTLIGSIALSAVDTALRVTLDFTEQRVIFNQKVSDIPYSRRQLTESFADLMVADAVSLGAVRSLQLVPEQTSVWSSVVKYFVPTLLERTMSQLNIVLGARFYLRDTEHYGIHQKMLRDLLVANFADGNTVVNLKNLALQLDGLLSSAREPDADAVAEAEQRVRVLYGPDQPLPLYRPWDQELFSRGRDDALLAAPAALDELRRRATEAAEPQRGWLVQSAELAEELLDQVGAVRERCQALKADLGRAYGQSAELFDLAKEYCLLHAVAACLHAHLHASLGEPFPNGALLLLQLERLRRQWHPHEAVTDSAVVDEVMGVLRRLHQEDRLFSYGQFQLARRS; the protein is encoded by the coding sequence GTGCCGTACCAAGAACTCGCCAAACTTGCCGCGGAGTTGGAGGAACACCTCGGGCACCCGCACGACCCGGCGAGCCGGATGCCGTATCTGCGGATCCTCGACCACGACGAGCGCGAGGAGTACCCGTACCCCTTCGTCAACCTGCTCCAGCGCTGGGGCGTGCACGAGTACAACATCCCCGAGGCGCAGGGCGGCCGGGCCGGCGACGTGGAGACCGGCTTCCAGCTGCTGCGCCTGATCGCCCGCCGCGACCCGACCACCGCGACCGCGCTGATCATCACCAGCCTGGCCTTCATGCCGGCCTGGATCGCCGGCAGCACCGAGCAGAAGCAGTACCTCTCCGACGCCATGAAGCAGGGCAGCCGCTACGCCTGGGGCCTGTCCGAGCGGGAGCACGGCAGCGACGTGCTGGCCAACGAGATGTCCGCCGAGAAGGTCCCGGGGGGCTACCTGCTCAGCGGCGAGAAGTGGCTGATCGGCAACGCCCGGGTGGCCGACGGGCTGGTCCTGTTCGCCCGGACCAGGCCCGCCGGCGGACCGGCCGGCTACTCGGTCTTCCTGCTGGAGAAGCGCCGCACCCCGGCCGGCAGCGTGGACGAGCTGCCCAACGAACGGCTGCACGGACTACGGGCGTTGGACATGAGCGGGGTCCGGCTGGACCGCGTCTTCGTGCCCGACGCGGCGCTGATCGGCGCCGAGGGCGCCGGCCTGGAGATCGCCCTGCAGACCTCGCAGGTGGCCCGCACCCTGATCGGCTCGATCGCGCTGTCCGCGGTGGACACCGCGCTGCGGGTCACCCTCGACTTCACCGAGCAGCGGGTGATCTTCAATCAGAAGGTCAGCGACATCCCGTACTCCCGCCGCCAGTTGACCGAGAGCTTCGCCGACCTGATGGTGGCCGACGCGGTCAGCCTCGGCGCGGTGCGCAGCCTGCAGCTGGTGCCCGAGCAGACCAGCGTCTGGTCCTCGGTGGTGAAGTACTTCGTCCCCACCCTGCTGGAACGCACCATGTCCCAGCTGAACATCGTCCTCGGCGCCCGCTTCTACCTGCGCGACACCGAGCACTACGGCATCCACCAGAAGATGCTCCGCGACCTGCTGGTGGCCAACTTCGCCGACGGCAACACCGTGGTCAACCTGAAGAACCTCGCGCTGCAGCTGGACGGCCTGCTGAGCTCGGCGCGGGAGCCCGACGCCGACGCGGTCGCCGAGGCCGAGCAGCGGGTCCGGGTGCTCTACGGCCCGGACCAGCCGCTGCCGCTCTACCGCCCGTGGGACCAGGAGCTGTTCAGTCGCGGCCGGGACGACGCGCTGCTCGCGGCCCCCGCCGCGCTGGACGAGCTGCGCCGGCGGGCCACCGAGGCCGCCGAGCCGCAGCGCGGCTGGCTGGTCCAGTCGGCCGAACTGGCCGAGGAGTTGCTCGACCAGGTCGGCGCGGTGCGGGAACGCTGCCAGGCGCTCAAGGCGGACCTCGGCCGGGCCTACGGGCAGAGCGCCGAACTCTTCGACCTGGCCAAGGAGTACTGCCTGCTGCACGCCGTCGCCGCCTGCCTGCACGCCCACCTGCACGCCTCGCTCGGCGAGCCCTTCCCCAACGGCGCGCTGCTGCTGCTCCAGCTGGAACGGCTGCGCCGCCAGTGGCACCCGCACGAGGCGGTCACCGACAGCGCGGTGGTGGACGAGGTGATGGGGGTGCTGCGCCGGCTCCACCAGGAGGACCGGCTCTTCTCCTACGGGCAGTTCCAACTCGCCCGCCGCAGCTGA
- a CDS encoding MerR family transcriptional regulator, translating to MRIGELSKRTGVPVPTIKYYLREGLLPGGELTSHNQAQYGEKHLHRLKLVRAMTEVGKLSVAATREVLGAVDEPSTGLHEVLGVAQAAVTPHVTAGDTESWEQAEALVSELVVRRGWTVKPENPARQALTQLVVTFRDLGQEDLLEVLDDYATAAEQLSKAELGVIGRREGVDSKVEGAVLGTVLGDALIGAMRRLAQSDASHRIFEAPDV from the coding sequence ATGCGCATCGGAGAGCTGAGCAAGCGGACCGGGGTGCCGGTGCCCACGATCAAGTACTACCTGCGCGAGGGCCTGCTCCCGGGCGGCGAGCTGACCAGCCACAACCAGGCCCAGTACGGGGAGAAGCACCTGCACCGGCTGAAGCTGGTGCGTGCGATGACCGAGGTGGGCAAGCTCTCGGTGGCCGCCACCCGCGAGGTGCTGGGCGCGGTCGACGAGCCGAGCACCGGGCTGCACGAGGTGCTGGGCGTGGCGCAGGCCGCGGTCACCCCGCACGTGACGGCCGGCGACACCGAGTCCTGGGAGCAGGCCGAGGCGCTGGTGAGCGAGCTGGTGGTCCGGCGCGGCTGGACGGTGAAGCCGGAGAACCCGGCCCGCCAGGCGCTCACCCAGCTGGTGGTGACCTTCCGCGACCTCGGGCAGGAGGACCTGCTGGAGGTGTTGGACGACTACGCGACCGCCGCCGAGCAGCTCTCCAAGGCCGAGCTGGGCGTGATCGGGCGGCGCGAGGGCGTGGACAGCAAAGTGGAGGGGGCGGTGCTGGGCACCGTGCTGGGGGATGCGCTGATCGGGGCGATGCGGCGGCTGGCGCAGTCCGACGCCTCGCACCGGATCTTCGAGGCGCCGGACGTGTGA
- a CDS encoding NAD(P)/FAD-dependent oxidoreductase translates to MSTAPKPRVAVIGAGVAGISAAYKLREHAEITLFEQDDRLGGHANTIEVEDAGRTLGIDTAFVVMNRPSYPNFSRFLDELGVATKEHAGGFNFFDLDTGLQYGTDEMNLPEEEVAARYPAEFGTIWREARRFHAEGRKDFFRKRTDLPLGEYLDRGGYSEEFRYGYVILLCTAVWSVPAELIWEMPATTVIAFFMAHDEGGLGGQRVDWRTVSGGSISYVRAAIAAIDPKLRLSQPVIGVREEADGVSVATTAGTEQFDYAVLATHGDQARALLTDPNEVQRRTLAAIRYNASLAVLHTDPAAMPGDRSRWESWNYGKVEVDGRTRPYVAYYMNKLHGFESATDYFVTLDYPRELREELVIRELRYEHPVIDLDLRTLQQTIYQVNEGTRIKLCGSYFHSKQLHHDQIGSHEAAFSSGLDAAQNLLRAIGA, encoded by the coding sequence ATGTCCACCGCCCCCAAGCCGCGGGTCGCCGTGATCGGCGCCGGCGTGGCCGGCATCTCCGCCGCGTACAAGCTGCGCGAGCACGCCGAAATCACCCTCTTCGAGCAGGACGACCGGCTCGGCGGCCACGCCAACACCATCGAGGTCGAGGACGCCGGCCGCACCCTGGGCATCGACACCGCCTTCGTCGTGATGAACCGCCCCAGCTACCCCAACTTCAGCCGCTTCCTGGACGAGTTGGGCGTCGCGACCAAGGAGCACGCCGGCGGCTTCAACTTCTTCGACCTGGACACCGGCCTGCAGTACGGCACCGACGAGATGAACCTGCCCGAGGAGGAGGTGGCGGCCCGTTACCCGGCCGAGTTCGGGACCATCTGGCGCGAGGCCCGCCGCTTCCACGCCGAGGGCCGCAAGGACTTCTTCCGCAAGCGCACCGACCTGCCGCTGGGGGAGTACCTGGACCGCGGCGGCTACAGCGAGGAGTTCCGCTACGGCTACGTGATCCTGCTCTGCACCGCGGTCTGGTCGGTTCCGGCCGAGCTGATCTGGGAGATGCCGGCCACCACCGTGATCGCCTTCTTCATGGCGCACGACGAGGGCGGCCTCGGCGGTCAGCGGGTGGACTGGCGTACCGTCAGCGGCGGTTCGATCTCCTACGTGCGGGCCGCGATCGCCGCGATCGACCCGAAGCTGCGGCTCTCCCAGCCGGTGATCGGGGTGCGCGAGGAGGCCGACGGGGTCAGCGTGGCCACCACCGCCGGGACCGAGCAGTTCGACTACGCGGTGCTCGCCACCCACGGCGACCAGGCCCGCGCGCTGCTCACCGACCCCAACGAGGTGCAGCGCCGCACGCTGGCCGCCATCCGCTACAACGCCTCCCTCGCGGTGCTCCACACCGACCCCGCCGCGATGCCCGGCGACCGTTCCCGCTGGGAGAGTTGGAACTACGGCAAGGTCGAGGTGGACGGCCGCACCCGCCCGTACGTGGCGTACTACATGAACAAGCTGCACGGCTTCGAGTCCGCCACCGACTACTTCGTCACCCTGGACTACCCGCGTGAGCTGCGCGAGGAGCTGGTGATCCGTGAACTGCGCTACGAGCACCCGGTGATCGACCTGGACCTGCGCACCCTGCAGCAGACCATCTACCAGGTCAACGAGGGCACCCGGATCAAGCTCTGCGGCTCCTACTTCCACTCCAAGCAGCTGCACCACGACCAGATCGGCTCGCACGAGGCCGCCTTCTCCTCCGGACTTGACGCAGCACAGAATCTCCTTCGCGCGATCGGCGCCTAG